A single region of the Salvia splendens isolate huo1 chromosome 18, SspV2, whole genome shotgun sequence genome encodes:
- the LOC121776882 gene encoding protein FAR1-RELATED SEQUENCE 5-like, which yields MENSTREIHQHLDGVGKTPTNSAVEDGSSSTNNEEASIGSILDDLQYQGGTLFDTDSDLELEEESNSVEVSYLPDCPSELKPYIGQIFLRLDDAIEFYNKCARYVGFVTRKHGSKKKGDHVTWLYVVCSREGQRKMKMQGHESKRRRSSRKYFFKAKIAFNFCKGIGYVVNQFDEIHNHDMVELRHKRFMRLNRNIDLLHQKFILDCASANIRPTLTFKLLNEVLAGLDYVGCTVVEVRNYRRDLRAYTSGADAQMVLNGMSRKNENCPAFTYDFEVNSKDRLTHLFWCDLIAKKNFHLYGDIVSLAQPIQLIGSSQRVVNGQIPAANAAVPVVAMDFLFSEISESDNHFIC from the exons ATGGAGAATTCCACACGTGAAATTCACCAGCATCTCGATGGAGTAGGGAAAACACCGACAAATTCTGCGGTTGAAGATGGATCTTCATCGACCAATAATGAAGAAGCTAGTATTGGATCAATTCTGGATGATCTACAATATCAAGGAGGCACTCTATTCGATACAGATTCAGATTTAGAGTTAGAAGAAGAAAGTAACTCAGTTGaag TGTCATACTTACCTGATTGTCCATCCGAGCTGAAGCCTTACATTGGACAGATTTTTCTTAGACTTGATGATGCTATTGAGTTCTATAATAAGTGTGCACGATATGTTGGGTTTGTCACTCGTAAACATGGATCAAAAAAGAAGGGGGATCATGTCACATGGTTGTATGTTGTGTGCAGTAGAGAAGGTCAGAGGAAAATGAAAATGCAAGGGCATGAGTCAAAGCGTAGACGTTCTTCTAGGAAGTATTTTTTCAAGGCTAAAATtgcttttaatttttgtaaaggaattggtTATGTTGTCAATCAATTTGATGAAATACATAATCATGATATGGTGGAGTTACGCCATAAGCGATTCATGAGGCTGAATCGCAACATTGACCTATTGCATCAGAAATTTATACTAGATTGTGCAAGTGCAAACATACGCCCTACATTGACTTTTAAGTTGCTGAATGAAGTTCTTGCTGGGCTGGATTATGTTGGTTGCACGGTTGTAGAAGTTAGAAACTATAGGCGCGACTTGAGAGCATATACTAGTGGGGCAGATGCACAAATGGTACTTAATGGGATGAGCCGAAAGAACGAGAATTGTCCAGCATTCACCTATGATTTTGAGGTGAACTCTAAGGATAGGCTCACTCATCTTTTCTGGTGTGATCTCATTGCTAAGAAGAATTTCCATCTCTACGGTGATATAGTATCGTTGGCACAACCTATTCAACTTATAG GGTCATCGCAGCGGGTGGTCAACGGACAGATACCGGCGGCGAATGCTGCAGTTCCGGTAGTGGCCATGGATTTTCTATTTTCAGAAATTAGCGAAAGTGACAATCATTTTATTTGTTGA